The following nucleotide sequence is from Campylobacter anatolicus.
TTCTCGACTATCGGCACTTCAAACTGAGAAATTTGATATGCCTTTGGCAGATCTGGGTAGAAGTAGTTTTTGCGGTTAAAGATTGATTTTTTATTGATTTTTGCATTCACTGCCGTGCCAAAGCTAATCGCCTTTTTAACCGCCTCTTTATTTAGCACAGGCAACGCACCCGGCAAAGCCAAACAAGTCGGACAGACGTGAGTATTTGGCTCATCTCCAAAGCTAGTCGAGCAAGAACAGAAAATTTTAGTTTTTGTATTAAGTTGGGTATGAACCTCTAAGCCGATAACAACTTCAAACATAATTTACCTTTGATATTACGTATTTTTAAAGCTGTATTTTATCAATTATTTCTTTTAAGTTATCTAAAAATTGGGGATTTTAAATTTAAGGGAGACGACACTCCCTTAAATTTATTATTTTTTAGTCTATTTATTCATCTTTATCCACTCATCCCAACTATCAGCCACTTTATATTTTTGCTCTACAAGCATCTTGCCAAGCTCATAATGTCCTACATTTTTATGACAACTCGTGCATTTTAGCTCATCGCTTGTATTTTTAAACTCAATGTATTTTAAGTGCATTTTCTCAGCTGCTATTGTTGTATTGGCGTCTATTTTTTGTGTTATACTGCTATGGCACTTTATACAAGAGCTATCAAATGTGTAGTTTGCTCTTGCATGTTCACGGTTAGCTATCCAGTCTTTTTTACTAGGATCGCCTATCATAGTTGTCCAACCCTCTGCGATACCATTTTTTACCTTTGAAAAGATATAGTTTGCAAGGCTATCATGTGGCAGGTGACAGTCACTACATTTTGCCCCAAGCCCTCTTTTATTGGCCGCTCCATGGATGGGGTCGACTAAATTTGTCTGTGCGATAGCTCCATCCCACTCATGACAGCTACCACAAAATGGATACTCGCCGGTAGCCTTTATCATATGATAACCACCATAAGTTGCTATAAGAGTAACAAAAGCTGTTAGTATCACTGCTATAAAAATTTTATTTTTCATCTTGCACTCCTATCTTACTTCTAAATTTTTAATACTATCTTGAGTATGACAACGCAAACACATATTTACGCTTGGCTTATGCGACTTGTGACATGTATCGCAGTCAAGTGCTTCAAAGTGTGGGCTAGCGTGAATGTTGTCATTATGCCCCAAAGCACCCGTCCTCTCGCCTAGCTTGGCATAACTACCGTGACACTCAAGACATGAGTTATTCATAGCTGATGAATACATCTTTTCATCTGGTTCTTTATGACAGTCAGTACAGTCAAGTCCTAGCTTTTGATGAATACCCTTAATCGCAAAAGTCTCTTTGCTAAAATTTGTCACTATCTCTCCATTTGAGTCTCTTAGTATCTTAGCTAGGCTCATTTGGTGTAGATCGGTTGCGTTTAAAAGAATAGTAAAAAATGATAATAAAAACATAAATTTTTTCATCACGCACCCCTTTTTGAATTATAGTTTTGTGCTAGTTTCACACCAGCACGTCTGCCATAAACAAGACAGTCAAGAACGGCGTTTGAGCCTAGTCTATTAAAGCCATGCCTACCGCCTGTTAACTCTCCGCAAGCATATAAATTTTTAACTATTTGCATATCATTATTATATACTTCACAGTCTATCGTGGTCTTAACTCCACCCATGCAGTGATGCACCTTTGGCCCTGGGCGAGAGGCGAAAAACGGTGGCTTTTCTACTTTAATATACTTGCCTTTATAATCAGAAAAATTTCTATTAAACTCAGGATCACGGTAGCTTTTATCCTTCTTGGCCTCGTCTACAAATGAGTTATATCTCTTTAATTGCTCTAAAAATGGCTCTTTATTAATGCCATAATGTGCGATCAATTCATCCATAGTATCAAATTTCTTTATAGCTCCAACACTCAAGCCACGCTGAAAATCCTTGATATCGACAGTCTTTGTCCCTTCTATATCCATTATCAAAATAGGATGATTTTGACCGTTTTCATTCATCGCCCAAATAGCGTCTGAGCCGA
It contains:
- a CDS encoding cytochrome c3 family protein, which translates into the protein MKNKIFIAVILTAFVTLIATYGGYHMIKATGEYPFCGSCHEWDGAIAQTNLVDPIHGAANKRGLGAKCSDCHLPHDSLANYIFSKVKNGIAEGWTTMIGDPSKKDWIANREHARANYTFDSSCIKCHSSITQKIDANTTIAAEKMHLKYIEFKNTSDELKCTSCHKNVGHYELGKMLVEQKYKVADSWDEWIKMNK
- a CDS encoding cytochrome c3 family protein, which translates into the protein MKKFMFLLSFFTILLNATDLHQMSLAKILRDSNGEIVTNFSKETFAIKGIHQKLGLDCTDCHKEPDEKMYSSAMNNSCLECHGSYAKLGERTGALGHNDNIHASPHFEALDCDTCHKSHKPSVNMCLRCHTQDSIKNLEVR